A window of the Paenibacillus woosongensis genome harbors these coding sequences:
- a CDS encoding IS3 family transposase — translation MEKMCKVLQVSRSGYYKWKAAEPSQREKRRQKLSERIQWHFYDSDETYGSPRIHNELVKEGWSISERTVGLIMREQGLRSCMSRKFRVTTTDSSHDMPIAENVLEQDFKATKPNEKWVADITYIPCRQGKLYLASILDLYTKQIVGWKLSDRMTSNLVMDALKQAYLAKKPGKGLIHHSDRGSQYACKEYRNQLMQYGMKPSMSRKGNCYDNACIEAFHSILKRELIYSKPKFKTKQEAQQRLFRYLEFFYNRKRSNSTIGYMSPVRFEQLYYERVA, via the coding sequence CTGGAGAAGATGTGTAAAGTACTGCAGGTATCTAGGAGCGGTTATTACAAATGGAAAGCAGCCGAGCCTTCCCAAAGAGAGAAGCGCAGACAGAAGCTTTCAGAGCGTATTCAATGGCACTTCTACGACTCGGATGAAACCTATGGCAGTCCTAGGATACACAATGAACTTGTGAAGGAAGGATGGAGCATATCGGAACGTACGGTTGGCCTTATTATGCGAGAGCAAGGACTGCGTTCGTGCATGTCAAGGAAGTTCAGGGTTACCACCACAGACTCTAGTCACGATATGCCGATAGCCGAAAATGTCCTCGAGCAAGATTTTAAAGCTACGAAACCGAATGAAAAATGGGTAGCCGATATCACCTACATTCCTTGCCGTCAAGGAAAACTCTACCTGGCCAGCATCTTAGACTTGTATACGAAACAAATCGTCGGATGGAAATTAAGTGATAGAATGACGTCTAACCTTGTAATGGATGCCCTGAAGCAAGCCTACCTCGCAAAGAAGCCAGGAAAAGGGCTGATCCACCACTCTGACCGTGGTTCCCAGTATGCCTGTAAAGAATACCGCAACCAACTGATGCAATATGGAATGAAGCCAAGCATGAGCCGTAAAGGAAACTGCTATGACAACGCCTGTATCGAGGCTTTCCATAGTATCTTAAAACGCGAGTTGATCTACAGCAAACCTAAGTTCAAAACTAAACAAGAAGCCCAACAAAGGCTTTTTCGATATTTGGAATTCTTCTACAACCGAAAGAGATCTAACAGTACGATTGGATATATGTCACCGGTTCGCTTTGAGCAGCTGTATTACGAAAGGGTTGCTTAG
- a CDS encoding response regulator, with protein sequence MDNLNSNTRQTIKVLLADDHQLFREGLKRILNMEEDIEVVGECGDGSQVLEACQQLFPEIVLMDINMPQLNGVDATAELRDALPEVKVIILSIHDDESYVFETLRKGATGYLLKDMEAESLVNAIRTVAEGNAFIHPKVTGKLIQQLRRMEYLSETGAIAEDSAIREAGVKFVAGDDNPLTRREAEVLRLMAEGRSNKMIGEHLFISEKTVKNHVSSILQKMDVDDRTQAVINAIKFGWVTL encoded by the coding sequence ATGGATAATCTTAATTCTAACACTAGACAAACAATCAAAGTTCTCTTGGCTGATGATCATCAACTTTTTCGCGAGGGGCTTAAACGGATTTTAAACATGGAGGAAGATATCGAAGTTGTTGGCGAATGCGGCGACGGGTCCCAAGTTCTAGAAGCATGCCAGCAGTTATTTCCCGAAATCGTTCTGATGGACATTAATATGCCGCAATTGAACGGAGTGGACGCGACGGCAGAGCTTCGCGATGCCCTTCCTGAGGTAAAAGTAATTATTCTATCCATACATGATGACGAAAGTTATGTCTTTGAGACGCTGCGCAAAGGAGCTACTGGCTATTTGCTGAAGGATATGGAGGCGGAGTCGCTTGTCAATGCGATTCGTACCGTTGCTGAGGGCAATGCCTTTATTCATCCAAAGGTGACGGGCAAACTGATTCAGCAGCTGCGCCGGATGGAGTATTTAAGTGAGACCGGGGCAATTGCGGAAGACAGCGCCATTCGTGAAGCCGGGGTGAAATTTGTAGCCGGTGACGACAACCCGCTCACAAGACGTGAAGCAGAGGTACTCCGTTTGATGGCGGAGGGCCGCAGCAATAAAATGATCGGCGAGCACTTGTTTATCAGTGAGAAGACGGTCAAGAACCATGTCAGCAGCATTTTGCAAAAGATGGATGTAGACGATCGAACGCAAGCCGTAATAAACGCGATCAAATTCGGTTGGGTAACTTTATAA
- a CDS encoding sensor histidine kinase: MDFQADAIDRVIKNAISVMENSKLQMLEILDSARNELKTLNNELQQVMKETAETVEKVDQLEVNYRRSRIRLTEVSRDFVRYKEEDIKQAYEKATQLQLDLLIYREKEMYLKARRDELQKRARNVDKSVERAETIGTQMGVVLEYLSGELGQVTRILESAKNRQIIGLKIILAQEEERKRISREIHDGPAQLLANLVLRTEIVERMLARQEFKMVQDEIIDLKGQVRSSLEEMRKVIFNLRPMALDDLGLIPTLRKYVHDYEEKTKIRTTFETRGKEYRLSSAMEAAVFRLVQEALTNAAKHAFPTYVIVEITYQAQMVKIMVQDNGLGFKVDQLELKNKEHTHFGLIGMRERVELLEGRMEIESTANLGTKIVIHIPTNAEKRKELQDG, encoded by the coding sequence TTGGACTTTCAAGCCGATGCTATAGATCGCGTCATTAAGAACGCTATAAGCGTTATGGAGAACAGCAAACTGCAAATGCTGGAAATATTAGATTCGGCACGAAATGAGCTGAAAACGCTGAATAACGAGCTTCAGCAGGTCATGAAGGAAACGGCGGAAACCGTGGAAAAGGTTGACCAGCTTGAGGTAAATTACCGGCGTTCCCGCATCCGGCTGACGGAAGTCAGCCGGGATTTCGTGCGCTATAAAGAAGAGGATATCAAGCAGGCTTACGAGAAGGCGACACAGCTGCAGCTCGACCTGCTTATTTACCGTGAAAAAGAAATGTATCTGAAGGCCCGGCGGGATGAACTGCAAAAGAGGGCTCGCAACGTGGATAAATCCGTCGAGCGGGCTGAGACCATCGGCACCCAGATGGGAGTTGTGTTAGAATACTTGTCAGGGGAGCTGGGACAAGTTACTCGGATTCTGGAATCTGCCAAAAACCGCCAGATCATCGGCTTGAAAATAATACTGGCCCAGGAAGAGGAGCGCAAGAGAATCTCCCGCGAGATACATGACGGTCCCGCGCAACTGCTCGCAAATCTAGTGCTTAGGACGGAAATTGTAGAAAGAATGCTAGCTAGGCAGGAATTTAAGATGGTCCAGGACGAAATAATAGATTTAAAGGGACAAGTGCGCTCCAGCTTGGAAGAAATGCGAAAAGTCATCTTTAATCTTAGACCGATGGCGCTGGATGATTTGGGGCTCATACCGACATTGCGTAAATATGTGCATGACTATGAAGAGAAGACAAAAATTCGAACGACCTTTGAAACAAGGGGCAAGGAATACCGTCTTAGCTCGGCCATGGAGGCAGCAGTATTCAGATTAGTCCAGGAAGCGCTCACCAATGCGGCAAAACATGCCTTTCCAACGTATGTCATCGTAGAAATTACGTATCAAGCCCAGATGGTTAAAATTATGGTTCAAGATAATGGACTGGGGTTCAAGGTGGATCAGCTGGAGCTTAAGAACAAAGAGCACACCCATTTTGGATTAATTGGCATGCGGGAAAGGGTGGAATTGCTGGAAGGAAGAATGGAAATAGAATCAACGGCGAATTTGGGTACCAAAATCGTCATCCATATCCCGACAAACGCAGAGAAGAGGAAGGAGTTACAGGATGGATAA